The genome window TTACCCTGCCTCCATCTTAGAGATTTATTGTCTTAATCTCTACATTCTAGTTCTCGGAGAGTGACAGAAGAGGGTTATATTAAAGCAAGGTTTGATATAATTATTTTCTCATTAAAACTTCACGAAAAAAGCGATTGTGGCGTTTTAATTGTGAGCTAATAAAACTCAAGAATTGTGATTTGCATGAGATATATTAAAGGCTTAACTCAAGAAACATTAAAACTTTTAGAGAGAATTTACCCAGAAAGCAAATATGCTCAAGTCAGACAGAGAGCACATTGTCTCAGATTAAGTTATGAAGGTTATCAAATATCCGAACTGATGCGAATATTTAAAGTAAGTCGTAACACAATTTATCACTGGTTCAATAATTGGGAAGCATCCAGTTTGGTGGGACTCTATAATAATCCCGGTCGTGGTCGGAAAAAGATTTTTAATGTGGCTCAAGAAATGATCGTGAAATATTGGGTTAAATCCACACCCAAAAATCTGAGAAAAGTTCAAAACAGAATCGAAGAAGAATGGGGAATAACAGTTAGTAAAGATACCATCAAAAGAGTCTTAAAATTAGCTCAAATGGGATGGCATCGAATTCAAAGGACTATGGGAGGAACTCCTATTCCTGAACTTTATGCCCAAAAAATCCAGGAATTAGAGCAATTGAAAGCACAAGAGTCTCGGGGAGAAATAGAAATTAGATATGTCGATGAAAGTGGATTTTGTTTAACTCCATATATTCCTTATGCTTGGCAAGAAAGTCAACAGAAAATAGTGGTGACTTTTCACCACAGTAAAAGATTAAATGTCTTGGGGTTTTTAATTCGAAAAAATGAACTAGAAGCCTATAGGTTCGAGTGCAGTATTAATAGCGACATAGTGATAGCCTGCATCGATAAATTTAGCGAACAAATCACTCAAAAAACTGTTTTAATTTTGGACAATTCTTCGATCCATCAAAATAGTTTTTTATGGGATCGAAAAGAGGAGTGGTCAAAAAAAGGACTAGATATCTTCTTTCTGCCAACTTATTCTCCTCAAGTGAATATCATCGAAATATTATGGCGATTCATGAAATACCAATGGTTAGAAATAGATGCTTATGAAAGTTATTCAACTTTAGTAGAAGCCGCCTTTAAAAATCCTCAAAAACTTTGGAACGGAATATACAATTAATTTTGCCTAAGTACTTAGTGCAGGATAACGGTTCAATACATCGATGCCAAGAGGTGCAGCAGTTATGGTCAAATTGGGAACAGATGGGTTTGTACATCTTCTTTTTGCCCAAATATTGCTCGGAAATGAACCCCATTGAATTGGAATGGCAACACCTGAAAAAAGATGAACTGGCGGGAAAAATGTTTGACGACGAGTTAGAACTTGCCTATGCCGTAATTGATGGTGTTCAAGCTAGAGGGGAAAAAGGAAACCATAGTACACAACGCGTCAAATTTAACTCCAATCGCTCTGCTTAACTTGTCTTTACATACTGATAAATTTCCCCGCCGACTTACTTACAGAGAATAATTCATACCCTTGATGATTGTCTACTAGATATTAGTTCTGGATCTGAGCAGGAGGAGGAGGAAGAACCACAAGATTGAGTTCTCCATATTATTCGCGATGGATAATTGCGAATAATGTTTCTTTCTTTATTCTTGCACATTTGGGATGCTCCCCGCTTTATTTATCTAAATTACACCAATTTTAATTTCTAGTAAGATGCGTTGGCGATTAAAATCGCGACTATACAAACAAAGTCCGCCTACGCGGACTTTAAGATCGAACCAACTATTGTGGAGTAGGGTAGGCAATGCCTACCCTACCTATGGTGTCTGGTTTATCGACATAAAGTGGCGATCGCTTTCACTCCATATTCTGCTTCAAATACAGGTTTTTTATATTCTAAACTCCACAATTCTAAACCACAATCATCATCTGGATCGGTTGGTTTTAACCACAAATGTAAGTCTCTAGAGTGTTCGTCATATTCGCAATAAATTTCCGAGATACCTCCAATTTGTCTTCG of Merismopedia glauca CCAP 1448/3 contains these proteins:
- a CDS encoding transposase — encoded protein: MPKYLVQDNGSIHRCQEVQQLWSNWEQMGLYIFFLPKYCSEMNPIELEWQHLKKDELAGKMFDDELELAYAVIDGVQARGEKGNHSTQRVKFNSNRSA